Proteins from one Coffea arabica cultivar ET-39 chromosome 8c, Coffea Arabica ET-39 HiFi, whole genome shotgun sequence genomic window:
- the LOC113706545 gene encoding uncharacterized protein, producing the protein MDRRVCDAALEGDVTTFYQLIQADPLALHKAAVKCEDKNPLHLAAILGHVDFVKAILQIESAHFMCWARDRDGRNPLHLAAMHGKLPVLLLLIRGGFRAALEKTDGGGTVLHLCIKYNQPVALKILADKLKDPEFVNAKNEDGMTILHLAVYYEQHETIKYLLVDAGVEVNIKNANGKTALDLLFGQGITKNSEISRSLQEAGALKAKDIRSPIDDRKLKQLEWFDKSREALMVVAILIATMAFQAGISPPGGLWQDDLLEGPNPHTIGEAVMAQKHPKYYWLLIRTNTIAFVSSLSTIILLIRGSSIPSKYFMPLLAFVMWLAIATIAITYGIAFVTVAPKGARGRQLGNTSDILVILLMVWSGWMVATLYEINALFKKWLKIRRMDSRSYLFFYFGSQVLSRLSLRAPRPNGRVTPPTPTPIPIPHP; encoded by the exons ATGGACAGAAGGGTTTGTGATGCAGCACTGGAAGGAGATGTTACCACTTTTTATCAGTTAATTCAAGCAGATCCACTTGCTCTTCATAAAGCTGCTGTGAAGTGTGAGGATAAGAATCCTCTTCACCTAGCAGCAATATTGGGCCATGTAGATTTTGTAAAAGCAATCTTACAAATTGAATCTGCTCATTTTATGTGTTGGGCTCGGGATCGAGATGGCAGAAACCCTTTACATCTTGCTGCCATGCATGGAAAATTGCCGGTCTTGTTACTGCTAATTCGTGGCGGATTTCGAGCAGCTCTAGAGAAGACAGACGGCGGGGGAACCGTTTTGCACCTCTGCATCAAATACAATCAGCCGGTAGCACTGAAGATACTGGCTGACAAATTAAAAGATCCAGAGTTCGTGAATGCCAAAAATGAAGATGGCATGACCATATTGCACCTGGCCGTGTACTATGAGCAACATGAG ACCATCAAATACTTGCTAGTTGACGCTGGAGTAGAGGTGAACATCAAGAACGCAAACGGGAAAACCGCGTTAGACCTTTTGTTTGGGCAGggaatcaccaaaaattcagaaatttcaaggtcTCTTCAGGAGGCTGGTGCCTTGAAAGCCAAGGATATTCGCTCCCCTATTGACGACCGAAAGCTCAAGCAGCTAGAGTGGTTCGACAAAAGCAGAGAAGCACTAATGGTGGTGGCCATACTTATTGCAACCATGGCTTTTCAAGCTGGGATAAGCCCTCCAGGAGGTCTGTGGCAAGATGACTTGTTAGAAGGACCAAATCCACACACAATAGGAGAAGCTGTTATGGCACAAAAGCATCCAAAATATTACTGGCTTCTGATTCGGACAAACACAATAGCATTTGTTTCATCTCTGAGCACAATTATTTTGCTCATTCGTGGGTCGAGCATCCCCAGCAAGTACTTTATGCCGCTGTTGGCCTTCGTCATGTGGCTAGCCATTGCAACCATAGCCATAACTTATGGTATAGCATTTGTTACAGTAGCACCAAAAGGAGCAAGAGGGCGGCAATTGGGTAATACAAGTGATATTCTAGTCATCCTACTCATGGTCTGGAGCGGTTGGATGGTCGCAACCCTGTATGAGATAAACGCTCTGTTCAAGAAATGGCTGAAAATTCGCCGGATGGACAGCAGAAGCtacttgtttttttattttggcagTCAGGTGCTCTCTCGGCTCAGCTTGCGGGCACCCAGGCCTAATGGCAGAGTTACTCCACCTACCCCAACCCCAATCCCAATCCCACATCCTTGA
- the LOC113706442 gene encoding uncharacterized protein, which yields MQLMNLLIDDKEEELQTRKTRLYQAAMNGTVSILSQILQEDPLILNSFPVSSSSMLETPLHVASLLGRLEITKGFLTQKPELAKSLNSRGSSPLHLAAAKGYVEIVKELVLVNPDMCFVLDHDGRSPLHLAVIKGRVEVLTELIRAKPEAAWVLTGRGETCLHLSVNYNRFEVLKVLVERLKKEIDQFVNWKDQNGNTILHLAVAKKQIEIIKYLLINTEIDVHARNVLGLTALDVLLQSQEDLRNMDIKQCLEHGRSSYIKHTSLRVPVTDAARTTSSIARLQNLPTISKNKQPNKHKQTDWLAKMRSALMVVASLVATVAFQAGLSPPGGVWASDYVVDSNGNQVENPHYAGQSVMASNLHQAYGQFLIFNTISFLASLSIILLQVSGLPLRRHRWMWTQLVIMWIAISTQSITYFISFVNLSPGRLKGTLSHVTRISVLVWFCLMGVVFIGNVIRGVLHVLRKKGYVKEKEREPTIAEEENDEL from the exons CttatgaacttgttaattgatgatAAAGAGGAAGagcttcaaaccagaaaaacaagGCTTTATCAAGCAGCCATGAACGGAACAGTCTCAATTCTATCACAAATCCTTCAAGAAGATCCTCTAATTCTCAATTCATTCCCCGTATCTTCTTCTTCCATGCTTGAAACTCCTTTACACGTAGCTTCCCTTCTGGGTCGGCTAGAAATCACGAAAGGATTCTTGACCCAGAAGCCCGAGCTCGCTAAATCACTGAATTCTAGGGGGTCCTCACCTCTGCACTTGGCTGCGGCAAAAGGGTATGTGGAGATAGTGAAAGAGTTGGTCTTGGTGAACCCAGACATGTGTTTTGTGTTGGATCATGATGGGCGGAGCCCTCTTCATTTAGCTGTGATTAAAGGCCGGGTTGAAGTTTTGACTGAGTTGATCAGAGCTAAGCCGGAGGCGGCTTGGGTTTTGACTGGTAGAGGAGAGACTTGTCTGCATCTGTCTGTGAATTATAATCGGTTTGAGGTGTTGAAGGTTTTGGTTGAAAGATTGAAGAAAGAGATTGATCAGTTTGTCAACTGGAAAGATCAGAATGGGAATACCATTCTCCATCTTGCCGTGGCCAAAAAGCAGATTGAG ATCATCAAATATTTGCTGATCAATACAGAAATTGATGTTCATGCTCGAAACGTTCTTGGTTTAACTGCTCTGGATGTCTTGCTACAAAGCCAAGAAGACTTGAGAAACATGGACATTAAACAATGTCTTGAACACGGTAGATCTTCATATATCAAACACACATCCTTAAGGGTACCGGTGACAGATGCAGCCAGAACTACTTCATCGATTGCCAGGTTGCAGAATTTGCCGACTATCAGCAAAAACAAGCAGCCCAACAAGCATAAACAAACAGACTGGCTAGCTAAGATGCGAAGCGCATTAATGGTTGTAGCATCATTGGTTGCTACTGTGGCCTTTCAAGCCGGACTATCCCCTCCTGGGGGTGTTTGGGCCAGCGATTATGTTGTAGATTCGAATGGCAACCAAGTGGAAAACCCACATTATGCAGGTCAATCAGTAATGGCAAGTAATCTCCATCAAGCATACGGTCAATTTTTGATCTTCAACACCATTTCTTTCCTTGCTTCCTTGAGCATAATCCTATTACAGGTTAGTGGATTGCCTCTAAGACGACATCGGTGGATGTGGACTCAACTGGTCATAATGTGGATTGCCATCAGTACTCAAAGCATAACATACTTCATTAGTTTTGTTAATTTGAGTCCTGGTCGTCTGAAAGGTACCCTCAGCCATGTGACTAGGATTTCAGTTCTAGTATGGTTCTGTCTTATGGGAGTTGTATTCATCGGTAATGTCATTAGAGGGGTTCTCCATGTGCTTAGAAAGAAAGGATATGTTaaggaaaaagagagggaaCCCACAATTGCAGAAGAGGAGAATGATGAGCTATAA
- the LOC113705649 gene encoding large ribosomal subunit protein eL43 yields MTKRTKKAGIVGKYGTRYGASLRKQIKKMEVSQHSKYLCEFCGKYAVKRKAVGIWGCKDCGKVKAGGAYTLNTASAVTVRSTIRRLREQTES; encoded by the exons ATG ACGAAGAGGACAAAGAAGGCTGGAATTGTTGGAAAGTATG GTACACGCTATGGTGCCAGTCTGCGGAAGCAGATTAAGAAGATGGAGGTTAGCCAGCATAGCAAATACTTGTGTGAATTTTGTGGAAAG TATGCTGTGAAGAGAAAGGCGGTTGGAATCTGGGGCTGCAAAGATTGTGGCAAAGTTAAAGCAGGAGGAGCATACACATTGAA TACTGCAAGTGCTGTGACAGTCAGGAGCACAATTCGGAGGCTGAGGGAGCAAACTGAGAGTTGA
- the LOC113706986 gene encoding pentatricopeptide repeat-containing protein At3g16610-like produces MPCPIPKKSVNAVQSYKQIPLYHFNDYLHLLGDCISSKSLTPGKLIHQNLLKNPNFNTKNKSCITLLDKLSKLFITCSKPELAHKTFNSIPSPERQKKGILWNQLIRSYAWEGPFENAIHLYYEMVDIGVKPTKFTYPFVLKACAALQDIDNGVKIHDHVKRDGLASDVYISTALVDLYVKCGCLLEARQVFDEMPERDVVAWNAMISGFSIHGMYGDVIHLVLEMQEVGVSPNSSTFVTILPVIGEANEVIAGKAVHGLSVRRGIDSDVMMGTGLLDMYGKCGWLVYARRIFHAMTFRNEVTWSAMIGACIACDCTQEGLELFEQMRVEDVGSLSPVTLATVIRGTAKLIDLKVGKQIHGYTVKLGSNLVLMVANTLLSMYAKCGILDDATKFFEEMSFKDSVSYSALISGCIQNGSAEEALQIFRAMQLSAVEPILATMMGLLPACSHVAALRHGYSCHAYSIVRGFTADVSLCNALIDMYSKCGKIDVARVVFDKMHKKDLVSWNAMIIGYGIHGLGVEAISVFQNMQVVRQNPDEVTFIGLLSACSHSGLVAEGKHWFQSMSQEFSIKPRIDHYLCIVDLLGRNGLLDEAFNFIQGMPLKPDVRIWNALLSACRVYKKIELVEEISNKIQSLGPESTGNFVLLSNIYSTVGRWDDAADVRVMQKGLGFRKSPGSSWIEVNGVIHAFVGGDRSHSQSAKINEKLLQLQAEMKKLGYMAEPDFVYQDVEDEEKEHILLYHSEKLAVAFGLLNLDEEKAIFVTKNLRVCGDCHTALKFMTLITRRRIILRDTVRFHHFSEGGCSCGDFW; encoded by the coding sequence ATGCCATGCCCAATCCCAAAGAAATCAGTTAACGCTGTCCAGAGTTATAAACAAATCCCCTTATATCATTTCAATGATTATCTTCATCTCCTTGGCGATTGCATATCATCAAAATCATTAACACCAGGCAAACTAATCCATCAAAATCTCCTCAAAAACCCGAACTTTAACACCAAAAATAAATCTTGTATTACGTTACTGGATAAGCTTTCTAAGCTCTTTATTACATGCAGCAAACCAGAACTAGCTCATAAAACCTTCAACTCAATCCCAAGCCCAGAAAGGCAAAAGAAGGGAATTTTATGGAACCAATTGATTAGGTCCTACGCTTGGGAAGGACCCTTTGAGAACGCCATCCATTTGTACTATGAGATGGTGGATATTGGAGTCAAACCCACAAAATTTACATACCCTTTTGTCCTTAAAGCTTGTGCTGCATTGCAGGATATAGATAATGGTGTGAAGATTCATGATCATGTAAAAAGAGATGGGCTTGCCTCAGATGTTTATATTTCTACTGCTTTGGTTGATTTGTATGTTAAATGTGGGTGTTTGCTTGAGGCGAGACaggtgtttgatgaaatgcctgaGAGAGATGTTGTTGCATGGAATGCAATGATTTCAGGGTTCTCGATTCATGGGATGTATGGGGATGTGATTCATTTAGTTTTGGAAATGCAAGAAGTGGGAGTGAGTCCTAATTCTTCGACTTTTGTGACCATTTTGCCAGTGATTGGGGAGGCGAATGAGGTGATTGCTGGAAAGGCTGTTCACGGGTTGTCGGTGAGGAGGGGAATTGATAGTGATGTCATGATGGGAACAGGGCTTTTGGATATGTATGGAAAATGTGGGTGGTTAGTTTATGCAAGGAGGATATTTCATGCAATGACTTTCAGAAATGAGGTGACCTGGAGTGCGATGATTGGAGCTTGTATTGCTTGTGATTGCACTCAAGAGGGGCTGGAATTGTTTGAGCAAATGAGGGTGGAGGATGTTGGAAGTCTTTCACCTGTAACACTTGCAACTGTTATCCGAGGTACGGCTAAGCTGATTGATCTGAAGGTAGGAAAACAGATACATGGTTACACTGTTAAGTTAGGGTCCAATTTGGTTTTGATGGTTGCTAATACACTTCTTTCAATGTATGCAAAATGTGGTATTCTGGATGATGCAACAAAGTTCTTTGAGGAAATGAGTTTCAAGGACTCTGTTTCTTATAGTGCTCTTATCTCTGGATGTATTCAAAATGGAAGTGCAGAGGAGGCTTTGCAAATTTTCCGTGCAATGCAGTTGTCTGCAGTTGAGCCAATATTAGCAACCATGATGGGACTCTTGCCAGCTTGTTCACATGTGGCAGCTCTACGACATGGGTATTCTTGTCATGCTTATTCTATAGTGCGTGGATTCACTGCAGATGTGTCGCTTTGTAATGCTTTAATTGACATGTATTCCAAGTGTGGTAAGATTGATGTGGCCagagttgtttttgataagATGCATAAGAAGGATTTAGTCTCTTGGAATGCAATGATCATTGGTTATGGAATTCATGGACTTGGAGTCGAAGCTATTTCAGTGTTCCAGAATATGCAGGTTGTCAGACAAAATCCAGATGAAGTAACTTTTATTGGTCTTTTATCTGCTTGCAGTCACTCAGGACTCGTTGCTGAAGGAAAGCATTGGTTTCAATCCATGAGTCAGGAATTCAGCATCAAACCAAGGATAGATCACTATTTGTGCATTGTAGATCTTTTGGGTCGTAATGGACTTTTGGATGAGGCCTTCAATTTCATCCAGGGGATGCCATTGAAACCTGATGTGCGTATCTGGAATGCGTTGCTTTCTGCTTGTCGGGTCTATAAGAAAATCGAACTGGTAGAAGAAATATCAAATAAAATTCAGAGCCTAGGGCCTGAAAGTACAGGCAATTTTGTTCTCTTATCAAACATTTACAGCACAGTTGGGAGATGGGATGATGCTGCTGACGTTAGAGTTATGCAGAAGGGGTTGGGTTTCAGAAAGAGCCCAGGAAGTAGTTGGATTGAAGTAAATGGGGTTATCCATGCATTTGTTGGTGGAGACCGATCTCATTCACAATCAGCCAAAATAAATGAGAAATTGCTGCAATTACAAGCAGAAATGAAAAAGTTGGGCTATATGGCAGAACCTGATTTTGTTTATCAAGATGTTGAAGACGAAGAGAAGGAACACATCCTTCTTTATCATAGTGAAAAGCTTGCTGTTGCATTTGGATTGCTAAATCTGGATGAGGAAAAAGCCATTTTTGTCACAAAGAATTTGCGGGTTTGTGGTGATTGCCACACTGCACTTAAATTTATGACTCTTATCACAAGGAGGCGAATAATTTTGAGGGATACGGTTCGCTTTCACCATTTTTCGGAAGGTGGATGCAGCTGTGGAGATTTCtggtga
- the LOC113706283 gene encoding uncharacterized protein, with protein sequence MGCLSETHKQGIGGLQMDRRLCDAALEGDVTSLCQLIHEDPLVLDKAALKCLDKNPLHIAAILGHVDFAKEILQFDSAFFMCLARDRDGRNPLHLAAMYGKVAVLLVLIRAEFQAALEKTDGGGTVLHLCIKYNQLEALKILVDKLKDPEFVNAKNEDGMTILHLAVYYGQYQTIKFLLVDAGVEVNIKNANGKTALDLLFGQGVTKSSEISRSLQQSGALKAKDIRSPIDDRKLKQLEWFEKSREAIMVVAILIATMAFQAGISPPGGLWQDDLLVGPNPHTIGEAVMAQKHPKYYWLLIRANTIAFVSSLSTIILLIRGSSISSKYLMPLLAFVMWLAIAAIAITYAIALVTVAPKGARGRQLGNTSDILVILLMVWSGWMVTTLYEINALFKKWLKIRRMDSRGYSFSDFGSQLLSRLSLRAPRSSGGVTPCTPATPLP encoded by the exons ATGGGATGCTTAAGTGAAACCCATAAACAGGGAATTGGAGGGTTACAAATGGACAGAAGGCTTTGTGATGCAGCGCTGGAAGGAGATGTTACCTCTCTTTGTCAGTTAATTCATGAAGATCCACTTGTTCTTGATAAAGCTGCTTTGAAGTGCTTGGATAAGAATCCTCTTCACATAGCAGCAATATTGGGCCATGtagattttgcaaaagaaatctTACAATTTGATTCTGCTTTTTTTATGTGTTTGGCCCGTGATCGAGATGGCAGAAACCCTTTACATCTTGCTGCCATGTATGGAAAAGTGGCGGTCCTGTTAGTGCTAATTCGTGCCGAATTTCAAGCAGCTCTGGAGAAGACAGATGGCGGGGGAACCGTTTTGCACCTCTGCATCAAATACAATCAGCTGGAAGCATTGAAGATACTGGTTGACAAATTAAAAGACCCAGAGTTTGTGAATGCCAAAAATGAAGATGGCATGACCATATTGCACCTGGCCGTATACTATGGGCAATATCAG ACCATCAAATTCTTGCTAGTTGACGCTGGAGTAGAGGTGAACATCAAGAACGCAAACGGGAAAACCGCGTTGGACCTTCTGTTTGGGCAGGGAGTCACCAaaagttcagaaatttcaaggtcTCTTCAGCAGTCTGGTGCCTTGAAAGCAAAGGATATTCGCTCCCCTATTGACGACCGGAAGCTCAAGCAGCTAGAGTGGTTCGAGAAAAGCAGAGAAGCAATAATGGTGGTGGCCATACTTATTGCAACCATGGCTTTTCAAGCTGGGATAAGCCCTCCAGGAGGTCTGTGGCAAGATGACTTGTTAGTAGGACCAAATCCACACACAATAGGAGAAGCTGTTATGGCACAAAAGCATCCAAAATATTACTGGCTTCTGATTCGGGCAAACACAATAGCATTTGTTTCATCTCTGAGCACAATTATTTTGCTCATTCGTGGGTCGAGCATCTCCAGCAAGTACTTGATGCCGCTGTTGGCCTTCGTCATGTGGCTAGCCATTGCAGCCATAGCCATAACTTATGCTATAGCACTTGTCACAGTAGCACCAAAAGGAGCAAGAGGGCGGCAATTGGGTAATACAAGTGATATTCTAGTCATCCTACTCATGGTCTGGAGCGGTTGGATGGTCACAACCCTGTATGAGATAAACGCTCTGTTCAAGAAATGGCTGAAAATTCGTCGGATGGACAGCAGAGGCTACTCGTTTTCTGATTTTGGCAGTCAGTTGCTCTCTCGGCTCAGCCTGCGGGCACCTAGGTCCAGTGGCGGAGTTACTCCATGTACCCCAGCTACCCCACTTCCTTGA
- the LOC113706987 gene encoding uncharacterized protein translates to MHQKKFELQIGKDTNKGLSSDLNITVPTHLLHQSHQSQSQSTPPPLPPLPSATQHSPTQQKPSHLHIKIPPFSSNFSNYHEPICQNSSKNKSLFSSPHKRPMMSQSSSLSRSPTLSALHHNVNQDDVPVQAPLPLQPHHFNKKLAVLKSDSSNHQSYLCSPSFHVLLATKRITLRFIHHSCHASWFRVHLKVFILLSLPGVYFFTSTHHWPFLLHFLYLLAFSAFIVVSLNLALPRFPSVRLFLEKTLCIKLKSLAPPPKHHHSPPVVWSIGSKPKSEKRQNSGSWVQVYSNGDVYEGEFHKGKCSGSGVYYYHLSGRYEGDWVDEKYDGYGVETWAKGSRYRGQYRQGLRHGVGLYRSYTGDVYSGEWCNGQCHGCGFLTCEDGSSYIGEFKWGVKHGLGRYHFRNGDTYAGEYFADKMHGFGVYNFANGHRYEGAWHEGRRQGFGTYTFRNGETQSGHWENGILNASSIQGILSGSSVALDNSKVLHAVQEARRAAEKAAELPNTEERVKRAVAAANKAANAARVAAVKAVQNQMPQNNNNVNVPKPVCESQ, encoded by the exons ATGCATCAGAAAAAATTCGAACTTCAGATCGGAAAAGACACCAATAAAGGCCTCTCTTCCGATTTGAATATCACCGTCCCAACTCATCTTCTTCACCAATCTCATCAATCACAGAGCCAGTCAACTCCTCCACCACTGCCACCATTACCATCTGCCACCCAACACTCACCAACCCAACAGAAGCCCAGTCATCTTCATATCAAGATCCCacctttttcttcaaatttctcaaattaCCATGAACCCATTTGTCAAAATTCCTCAAAGAACAAATCCCTTTTTTCTTCGCCCCATAAGAGGCCTATGATGTCCCAAAGCTCCAGTCTTTCTCGTTCTCCAACTCTTTCTGCTCTTCATCACAATGTCAATCAAGATGATGTTCCTGTTCAGGCACCCTTGCCGCTGCAGCCTCACCATTTTAACAAGAAATTGGCCGTGTTGAAGTCTGATTCTTCGAACCACCAATCTTACCTTTGTTCTCCTTCGTTTCATGTACTTTTGGCAACAAAAAGAATCACTCTCCGATTTATTCACCATTCTTGTCATGCCTCATGGTTCAGAGTCCACTTAAAGGTTTTTATCCTGCTTTCCTTGCCTGGTGTTTATTTTTTCACCTCAACTCATCACTGGCCTTTCCTGCTTcactttctttatcttcttgCTTTCTCTGCTTTTATTGTAGTTTCGCTCAATTTAGCCCTTCCTAGATTTCCCTCAGTTAGATTGTTTCTTGAGAAAACTTTGTGTATTAAGCTCAAATCATTAGCCCCTCCACCAAAGCATCATCACAGTCCACCAGTTGTTTGGTCTATTGGGAGCAAACCTAAATCTGAAAAGAGGCAGAATTCAGGGTCTTGGGTGCAGGTGTATAGCAATGGGGATGTTTATGAGGGGGAGTTTCATAAGGGGAAATGCTCTGGAAGTGGGGTTTATTATTACCATTTGAGTGGGAGGTATGAAGGTGATTGGGTCGATGAGAAGTATGATGGCTATGGTGTTGAAACATGGGCAAAAGGGAGTCGCTATCGCGGGCAGTATAGGCAGGGATTGAGACATGGAGTTGGGTTGTACAGGTCTTATACAGGCGATGTGTATTCTGGGGAGTGGTGTAATGGGCAGTGTCATGGATGTGGATTCCTTACTTGCGAGGATGGAAGCAGTTATATTGGAGAATTCAAATGGGGGGTTAAACATGGGCTTGGCCGTTACCATTTTAG AAATGGGGATACATATGCAGGAGAATATTTTGCAGACAAGATGCATGGTTTTGGGGTCTATAACTTTGCAAATGGCCACCGTTATGAGGGAGCCTGGCACGAGGGAAGAAGGCAAGGTTTTGGTACATATACCTTCAGAAATGGAGAAACACAGTCTGGCCACTGGGAAAATGGGATTCTTAATGCTTCAAGCATTCAAGGCATCCTTAGTGGATCTTCCGTTGCACTTGACAACTCAAAAGTCCTTCATGCTGTTCAG GAAGCACGAAGAGCTGCAGAAAAGGCAGCTGAGCTGCCAAATACAGaggaaagagtgaagagagctgTAGCAGCTGCAAACAAAGCAGCCAACGCAGCAAGAGTTGCCGCTGTGAAAGCTGTCCAAAATCAGATGCCCCAGAACAACAACAATGTCAATGTTCCAAAACCAGTTTGTGAGTCTCAATAG
- the LOC113706284 gene encoding uncharacterized protein, producing MDRRLCDAALEGDVTALDQLVQEDPLVLDKAGLKCEDKNPLHLAAILGHVDFVKAIFQVESAHFMCWARDRDGRNPLHLAAMYGRVAVLQVLIHAGFRAALEKTDGGGTILHLCIKYNQLEALKILVDKLKDPEFVNAKNEDGMTILHLAVYYEQYETIKYLLVNAGVEVNIKNANGKTALDLLFGQGVTKSSEISSCLQEAGAMKAKEIRSPIDDRKLKQLEWFEKSREAIMVVAILIATMAFQAGISPPGGVWQDDLLEGPNPHTIGEAVMAQKHPKYYWLLIRANTIAFVSSLSTIILLIRGSSIPSKCLMPLLAFVMWLAIATIAMTYAIALVTVAPKGARGRQLGNTSEILVIVLMVWSGWMVTTLYEINALFKKCLKIHRMDSRGYLFSHFVRQVFSRVSLRAPRSSGGVTPRTPSGESRV from the exons ATGGACAGAAGGCTTTGTGATGCGGCACTGGAGGGAGATGTTACCGCTCTCGATCAGTTAGTTCAAGAAGATCCACTTGTTCTTGACAAAGCTGGTTTGAAGTGTGAGGATAAAAATCCTCTTCACCTAGCAGCAATACTGGGCCATGTAGATTTTGTAAAAGCAATCTTTCAAGTTGAATCTGCTCATTTTATGTGTTGGGCCCGTGATCGAGATGGCAGAAACCCTTTACATCTTGCTGCCATGTATGGCAGAGTGGCAGTCTTGCAAGTGCTAATTCATGCCGGATTTCGAGCAGCTCTAGAGAAGACAGACGGCGGGGGAACCATTTTACACCTCTGCATCAAATATAATCAGCTGGAAGCATTGAAGATACTGGTTGACAAATTAAAAGATCCGGAGTTCGTGAATGCCAAAAATGAAGATGGCATGACCATATTGCATCTGGCCGTGTACTATGAGCAATATGAg ACCATCAAATACTTGCTAGTTAACGCTGGAGTAGAGGTGAACATCAAGAACGCAAACGGGAAAACGGCGTTAGACCTTTTGTTTGGGCAGGGAGTCACCAaaagttcagaaatttcaagctGTCTTCAGGAGGCTGGTGCCATGAAAGCCAAGGAAATTCGCTCCCCTATTGACGACCGGAAGCTCAAGCAGCTAGAGTGGTTCGAGAAAAGCAGAGAAGCAATAATGGTGGTGGCCATACTTATTGCAACCATGGCTTTTCAAGCTGGGATAAGCCCTCCAGGAGGTGTGTGGCAAGATGACTTGTTAGAAGGACCAAATCCACACACAATAGGAGAAGCTGTTATGGCACAAAAGCATCCAAAATATTACTGGCTTCTGATTCGGGCAAACACGATAGCATTTGTTTCATCTCTGAGCACAATTATTTTGCTCATTCGTGGGTCGAGCATCCCCAGCAAGTGCTTAATGCCGTTGTTGGCCTTCGTCATGTGGCTAGCCATTGCAACCATTGCCATGACTTATGCTATAGCACTTGTTACAGTAGCACCAAAAGGAGCAAGAGGGCGGCAATTGGGTAATACAAGTGAGATTCTAGTCATCGTACTCATGGTCTGGAGCGGTTGGATGGTCACAACTCTGTATGAGATAAACGCTCTGTTCAAGAAATGCCTGAAAATTCATCGGATGGACAGCAGAGGCTACTTGTTTTCTCATTTTGTCCGTCAGGTGTTCTCTCGGGTCAGCTTGCGGGCACCCAGGTCTAGTGGCGGAGTTACTCCTCGTACCCCGAGTGGCGAGAGTCGGGTGTAA